Proteins from a genomic interval of Pithys albifrons albifrons isolate INPA30051 chromosome 15, PitAlb_v1, whole genome shotgun sequence:
- the LOC139678983 gene encoding protocadherin alpha-C2-like isoform X10 has product MAAVLGPLLLLGLCAGRVAGGPLRYSVREELPHGAFVGSVASDLGVDPRRLAARGARLTSGSGRQYLELELGRGALLVRERMDREALCELSPACFLSLELVIEQPIEVHNVEVEVLDINDNAPRFPRQDYRLEISESAVPGARFHIESAQDPDVGTNSVQNYLLSPNRHFALDLKGFQSGSKLLELVLQQPLDREQSALQQLVLTAVDGGDPPKSGTAQISVRVMDTNDNPPAFDRSTYTVSLLENALPGTLVVKLNASDPDEGSNGDVIYSFGSYTPQKVRQLFTVDPHSGEVRVNGTLDYEEASSYEIYVQATDQGPVSMAGHCKVLVNIVDANDNVPEVELTSLYSPVPEDAKAGTVVALMSVTDQDSGLNKKVSLRIPPGLPFALNSFKNSYTLVTQGKLDHEKAAAYNITVTATDSGSPPLSSQKVIHVEISDINDNPPRFEEPVYSVYIPENNPLGAFLCTIKATDPDVAENAYVSYSLLDGEIEGLPVSSYVSIKSDSGNMYAVRSFDYETLREFQVVVQAQDAGKPPLSSTATVYIYVVDENDHAPQILYPTSTNTSAALEMIPRSAYAGYLVTKIIAIDGDSGQNAWLFFYLVQTSDPGLFRIELHTGEIRTTRKLGEDSMPTFNLTVEVRDNGEPPMSSSVAITVAVVDRVSKIIPDKRRHFKSPTSYSEITLYLIIALSAISFVFLFTIIGLTIIKCYRYSLYGNSCCAGSCGVRERSPAELYKQANNNIDARLPPGLKVQPHFIEVRGNGSLTKTYCYKACLTAGSGSDTFMFYNTCGPTGTTGPSAVMTERHLTGQSGQSAQNLIILRNDSITPNEPKHPNPDWRYSASLRAGMQSAVHMEEAGVLRGGPGGPEQQWPTVSSATAEPEAGEVSPPVGAGVNSNSWTFKFGPGNSKQGGPESKKQTQVSFLLRRKGESSQYSQ; this is encoded by the exons ATGGCGGCGGTGCTGGgcccgctgctgctgctggggctgtgcgCCGGGCGGGTGGCGGGCGGGCCGCTCCGCTACTCGGTGCGGGAGGAGCTGCCGCACGGCGCGTTCGTGGGGAGCGTGGCGAGCGACCTGGGCGTGGATCCGCGGCGACTGGCGGCCCGCGGAGCGCGGCTCACCTCGGGCAGCGGTCGGCAGtacctggagctggagctgggccgCGGGGCACTGTTGGTGAGGGAGCGCATGGACCGCGAGGCGCTCTGCGAGCTGAGCCCCGCCTGCTTCCTCAGCCTGGAGCTGGTCATCGAGCAGCCCATTGAGGTGCACAACGTGGAGGTGGAGGTGCTGGACATCAATGACAACGCGCCGCGGTTTCCCCGCCAGGATTACCGGCTGGAGATCAGTGAGTCTGCAGTGCCCGGGGCCCGTTTCCACATTGAGAGTGCCCAGGACCCTGATGTGGGCACCAACTCTGTGCAGAACTATCTGCTCAGCCCCAATCGCCACTTTGCCCTGGACCTGAAAGGCTTCCAGAGTGGCAGCAAActcctggagctggtgctgcagcagccgCTGGACCGGGAGCAGagtgccctgcagcagctggtgctCACTGCTGTGGATGGTGGGGACCCCCCAAAGTCTGGTACAGCCCAGATCTCTGTGCGAGTTATGGATACCAATGACAACCCTCCTGCCTTTGACCGCTCCACCTACACCGTGAGCCTTCTGGAGAatgccctgcctggcacattAGTGGTCAAACTCAATGCCTCAGACCCTGATGAGGGCTCTAATGGGGATGTGATCTACTCCTTTGGCAGCTACACCCCACAGAAGGTGAGGCAGCTCTTTACTGTGGACCCACATTCAGGGGAGGTGCGGGTTAATGGCACTTTGGACTATGAGGAGGCATCCTCCTATGAGATCTATGTACAAGCCACTGATCAGGGCCCTGTTTCTATGGCTGGCCACTGCAAGGTGCTGGTCAACATTGTGGATGCCAATGATAATGTTCCTGAGGTGGAACTGACCTCCCTGTACAGCCCCGTGCCAGAGGATGCAAAGGCAGGAACTGTGGTGGCTCTGATGAGTGTCACTGATCAGGACTCAGGGCTGAACAAGAAGGTGAGCCTGCGTATTCCCCCCGGCCTCCCCTTCGCACTCAACTCCTTCAAGAACTCCTACACATTAGTCACACAGGGGAAACTGGACCACGAGAAAGCAGCAGCCTACAACATCACAGTTACGGCTACTGACTCTGGGAGCCCCCCTCTGTCCTCCCAGAAGGTGATCCATGTGGAAATCTCAGACATCAATGACAATCCTCCACGCTTTGAGGAACCTGTGTACTCAGTTTACATCCCTGAGAACAACCCCCTTGGAGCCTTCCTGTGCACTATCAAAGCCACTGACCCAGATGTTGCCGAAAATGCCTATGTGTCCTATTCTCTACTAGATGGGGAGATTGAAGGGCTACCTGTTTCTTCCTATGTCTCCATTAAATCTGATAGTGGCAACATGTATGCTGTCAGGTCCTTTGACTATGAGACACTAAGGGAATTCCAGGTGGTAGTCCAGGCTCAGGATGCTGGAAAACCACCACtgagcagcactgccactgtTTACATCTACGTGGTGGATGAAAATGACCATGCTCCACAGATTCTGTATCCTACCTCAACCAACACTTCAGCAGCCCTGGAGATGATCCCACGCTCGGCATATGCTGGATATTTGGTAACCAAAATTATAGCCATTGATGGAGACTCAGGACAAAATGCCTGGTTGTTCTTTTATCTGGTGCAAACCTCAGATCCAGGTTTGTTCAGGATAGAGCTCCATACTGGGGAGATTAGGACTACTCGCAAACTAGGGGAGGACAGCATGCCTACTTTCAACCTGACGGTGGAGGTGAGAGACAATGGAGAGCCACCGATGTCCTCATCAGTAGCCATCACTGTTGCTGTGGTGGACAGAGTTTCCAAAATCATCCCTGATAAAAGAAGACACTTTAAAAGTCCAACCAGTTACTCAGAGATCACTCTTTATCTCATTATCGCTTTGAGCGCCATCTCCTTCGTTTTCCTTTTCACAATCATTGGGCTTACTATTATCAAGTGCTACAGATACAGTCTGTATGGGAACTCCTGCTGTGCAGGGTCCTGTGGGGTCAGAGAACGGAGTCCTGCTGAATTGTACAAGCAGGCCAACAACAACATTGATGCTAGGTTGCCTCCAGGTTTAAAAGTACAACCCCATTTCATTGAAGTGAGGGGCAATGGGTCTCTCACTAAGACCTACTGCTATAAGGCATGTCTGACTGCAGGATCAGGAAGTGACACTTTCATGTTTTACAATACCTGTGGCCCAACAGGAACTACTGGTCCCTCTGCAGTGATGACTGAGAGGCATCTGACAGGACAAAGTGGGCAGAGTGCACAAAACCTGATCATACTTAGAAATGACTCCATTACTCCTAATGAG CCGAAACACCCCAACCCGGACTGGCGCTACTCTGCATCCCTGAGGGCAGGAATGCAAAG TGCTGTGCATATGGAGGAGGCAGGAGTCCTGCGTGGAGGACCAGGAGGGCCCGAGCAGCAGTGGCCAACAGTCTCCAGTGCTACAGCAG